In the bacterium genome, TTGAAGATAATTTTAGTTTAACCGGCTGAGCGATCTTTAAATATCGACAATGTTAATGACAATTCCGTTTCACGAGCTAAGGCGTTTTCCGGTATAGTATTTTGCCTCCGACAATCGTTAAGATTACCGACGTTTTCAATATTTCTTTTGGTTCTATTGATGTAATGTCTTTGTCCAAGACAACCAAGTCGGCGAGTTTCCCTTTTTCAATTGAACCTTTCAACTCTTCGTCAAAAGAAGCATAAGCGGCATTGATCGTAAACCCTTTGAGCGCTTGCATTACATTCATTTTCTGATCGGGGAACCATCCGCCTTCGGGATATCCTTGTTGATCCTGGCGGGTGATTGCTGCATAAAATCCCCACAATGGATTATTGGATTCCACCGGCGCATCGGAACCGTTACATAATATCGCGCCGCTATGTATGAACCGTTGCCACGCATAGGCGCCGAGAATTCGTTTTGGGCCAACGCGAGCTTCCGCCCAGTACATATCCGATGTGCAATGCGTGGGCTGAACGGATGCTATAACGCCGAGTTTGGCGAAACGCGGGATATCAAACTCATTGGCCACCTGAGCGTGTTCAATTCGCAAGCGTTTGTTAATGCCGTACATATTGGTGCGCAGAAGAGCTTTTTCGTAGGCATCCAGCGTCATTCTATTCCCGCGATCGCCGATCGCATGCGTGCATACCTGGTAGCCGTTTTCCAGAGCACGTTCTGTAATCTTTTGTATTCTGTCCGGATCGGTAACCGCAAGGCCGCTGTTTTGACTGTCGTCGGAATAAGGCTCAAGTAAAGCCGCGCCGCGTGAACCTAAAGCGCCATCCGCATATAATTTCACCGAAGTAATTTTTAGAAAATTGTCGACATGAGTCGTATCGCGTTCCTTTTGAAAATATTCGTCTATCAACGCTTGATTTGAGCCGTCCAACATAGCGTAAATTCGTGTTGTCAGATTACCGCGTTTCGACATACTTTTGTACAACTCTATTTTCCGCGGCCCGACGCCGGCATCATGTACGGAGGTTAATCCGGCTTTTAAACATGACTCCATGGCGAGTTCCAGCGCCAGGCTGTCGTCTTCGCGTGTCGGAATGGGAATAATTTTAGTAAGCAGGGAAGTGGCATTATCAACCAAAACGCCGGTCGGATTGCCATTCTTATCCCTGATGATGTATCCGCCTGCAGGATCGGGCGTGTTTCTTGTAATGCCGGCGGCATCCAGCACTTTTTGATTAACTAGAATGGCATGGCCGTCGACTCGTTTTAGCATGACATAATAATTTCCTGAGCATGCATTCAGTTTTTCCGCAGTAGGAAATTCTTTGACAGCCCAATCGTTTTGGTCCCAGCCGCGCCCAAATATCCATTCGTTTTTTGGTGACGATTTGACTTTCGCTTCAACTAATTTTAAGATCTCATCGTAAGAAGCAGTGCCCGTGAGATCGAGTTCTAACAACAAACGGCCGAGGCTATTCATATGCAGGTGCGCGTCTATAAATCCGGGAAAAACGGAAGCGCCTTGTAGATCTTCCGAGCGTGAAGCAACGTATTTG is a window encoding:
- a CDS encoding amidohydrolase — its product is MLSRTILLLCLTLAGCGLRENADLLLLNGRIITVDDKNPNAEAIAVRDGRIIEVGKNETIRSKYVASRSEDLQGASVFPGFIDAHLHMNSLGRLLLELDLTGTASYDEILKLVEAKVKSSPKNEWIFGRGWDQNDWAVKEFPTAEKLNACSGNYYVMLKRVDGHAILVNQKVLDAAGITRNTPDPAGGYIIRDKNGNPTGVLVDNATSLLTKIIPIPTREDDSLALELAMESCLKAGLTSVHDAGVGPRKIELYKSMSKRGNLTTRIYAMLDGSNQALIDEYFQKERDTTHVDNFLKITSVKLYADGALGSRGAALLEPYSDDSQNSGLAVTDPDRIQKITERALENGYQVCTHAIGDRGNRMTLDAYEKALLRTNMYGINKRLRIEHAQVANEFDIPRFAKLGVIASVQPTHCTSDMYWAEARVGPKRILGAYAWQRFIHSGAILCNGSDAPVESNNPLWGFYAAITRQDQQGYPEGGWFPDQKMNVMQALKGFTINAAYASFDEELKGSIEKGKLADLVVLDKDITSIEPKEILKTSVILTIVGGKILYRKTP